A single window of uncultured Pseudodesulfovibrio sp. DNA harbors:
- a CDS encoding DUF2867 domain-containing protein: MPTHYFASIPELAPLFENSDYTDLKSIDTSKTLREFLPGFIYYAPKWLCFIYKIRAVFVRLLGMRQESVDLTPIAPKDVSFTPGDPCQAFTVTHGRDNVYLAVEHAADHLCAKLLIAAEPHGNGMNTMHIGTIVHYNRWTGPFYFTFVRPFHHLVVNRMMNAGK, encoded by the coding sequence ATGCCAACTCATTACTTTGCATCCATTCCTGAACTCGCCCCGCTTTTCGAAAACAGTGACTACACAGACCTCAAGTCCATTGACACATCAAAAACACTTCGAGAATTCCTACCGGGATTCATCTACTATGCTCCCAAATGGTTATGTTTTATTTATAAGATTCGAGCTGTATTCGTCAGACTCCTTGGCATGCGTCAGGAAAGCGTCGATTTAACGCCAATAGCACCAAAAGATGTCTCTTTTACCCCGGGAGATCCGTGTCAGGCCTTCACCGTGACCCACGGCAGGGACAACGTTTATCTGGCTGTTGAACATGCAGCAGATCACCTGTGCGCAAAGCTTTTGATTGCAGCGGAACCACATGGCAACGGAATGAATACAATGCACATTGGCACCATTGTTCATTACAACCGCTGGACCGGCCCCTTCTATTTTACCTTTGTCCGCCCTTTCCATCATCTTGTCGTTAATAGAATGATGAACGCCGGAAAATAA
- the nifJ gene encoding pyruvate:ferredoxin (flavodoxin) oxidoreductase: MPKKTMKTMDGNTAAAHVAYALSETAAIYPITPSTPMGEIADEWAAQGRKNIFGQKVQIRQMQSEAGAAGAVHGSLAGGALTTTFTASQGLLLMIPNMYKISGELLPGVFHVSARAIAAHALSIFGDHQDVMATRQTGFAMLFSNSVQEVMDLSLVAHLASIESSVPFMSIFDGFRTSHEIQKIAVIDYEDMKPLVNMEKLAEFRKKAMNPEHPDIRGTAQNPDIYFQGREATNTYYEAIPDMVTDAMKKVGKITGRRYKLFDYVGHPKADRVIIAMGSACECIEETVNHLNASGRKVGLIKVRLFRPFSIKHLMSAIPKTVKKIAVLDRTKEPGSLGDPLYMDICAAYAGKKNAPVIVGGRYGLGSKDFTPAQAKAVFDSLAKPKHGFTVGINDDVTNSSLADCDCVDTTPEGTVQCKFWGLGSDGTVGANKQAIKIIGDNTRMYAQGYFAYDSKKSGGITISHLRFGKKPIQSTYLVTDADYIACHNPSYVNLYDVLEGIKDGGTFVLNSPWSAEEMDKKLPASMRRTIAEKNLKFYTVDAVKIAGEVGLGGRINMVMQTAFFKLADVIPFKKAVTLLKEGIEAAYGKKGPKIVTMNNAAVDNAVDAIVEIPVPAAWRKLKDDKTSSRREPAYVSDVMRPVLAQKGDTLPVSVFSHDGTMPVSTSKYEKRGVAIMVPEWIADNCIQCNQCAFVCPHSALRPVLVDETEMGKAPKSFGTVNAMGKDVNGMQYRMQVNTLDCLGCGNCADICPAKEKALVMKPIASQTTEQVHNFNFSEKVSYKDAFGRESVKGSQFRKSLMEFSGACAGCGETPYVKVITQLFGERMVVANATGCSSIWGASAPTTPYCTNVDGHGPAWGNSLFEDAAEFGFGIEMATDQRRSHLVELAKEAAKSETGALKTALNNWVKVKDDSEESKVAGDKLKAALKSTRKKNLREIASMADLFTKQSVWVFGGDGWAYDIGYGGVDHVIASGKDINILVMDTEVYSNTGGQSSKATPMGSIAKFAAAGKPTAKKDLGRMAMTYGYVYVASVAMGANKNQFLKAIKEAEAYPGPSLIIAYAPCINQGIKKGMGKTQFEQKLAVESGYWPLYRYNPELADQGENPFILESKAPDGTLQEFLSGENRYAMLERFYPEFSKEYREKIEIDFNKRYEMLKHMAGGCDDK; the protein is encoded by the coding sequence ATGCCAAAAAAAACGATGAAGACAATGGACGGCAATACCGCTGCTGCTCACGTGGCTTATGCCCTGAGTGAAACAGCTGCCATCTATCCTATCACCCCTTCCACCCCCATGGGAGAAATTGCCGACGAATGGGCGGCGCAAGGGCGAAAGAACATTTTCGGACAAAAAGTTCAAATCCGTCAGATGCAGTCTGAAGCGGGTGCGGCGGGTGCCGTTCATGGCTCCTTGGCCGGTGGCGCACTGACCACCACCTTCACCGCCTCTCAGGGCTTGCTGCTCATGATCCCGAACATGTACAAAATTTCCGGCGAACTGCTTCCCGGCGTCTTCCACGTATCTGCCAGAGCTATAGCAGCGCACGCACTGTCCATCTTCGGCGACCATCAGGATGTCATGGCTACCCGACAGACTGGCTTTGCGATGCTCTTCTCCAACTCTGTACAGGAAGTGATGGATCTTTCATTGGTAGCCCATCTTGCCTCCATCGAATCTTCTGTTCCTTTCATGTCCATTTTTGATGGTTTCCGTACTTCCCATGAGATCCAAAAAATCGCTGTTATCGATTACGAGGACATGAAGCCGCTGGTGAATATGGAAAAACTGGCTGAATTCCGTAAAAAAGCCATGAACCCAGAGCACCCGGATATTCGCGGCACAGCACAGAACCCGGACATCTACTTCCAGGGTCGTGAAGCAACCAATACATATTATGAAGCTATTCCCGACATGGTCACAGACGCCATGAAAAAGGTCGGCAAAATCACTGGTCGCCGCTATAAGCTGTTTGATTACGTTGGTCACCCCAAAGCGGATCGCGTCATCATAGCCATGGGTTCTGCCTGTGAATGTATTGAAGAAACAGTCAATCATCTTAACGCATCTGGTCGTAAAGTTGGCCTGATCAAAGTGCGTCTATTCCGTCCCTTCTCCATCAAGCACTTGATGTCTGCGATTCCAAAAACCGTTAAGAAAATCGCAGTACTGGACCGTACAAAAGAACCCGGTTCTTTGGGCGACCCTCTGTACATGGACATCTGCGCAGCCTATGCAGGCAAGAAAAATGCGCCAGTCATCGTCGGTGGCCGTTACGGACTTGGCTCCAAAGACTTTACTCCGGCACAGGCCAAAGCAGTCTTTGATTCACTGGCAAAACCTAAACACGGTTTTACCGTGGGTATTAACGATGACGTCACCAATTCATCTTTGGCTGATTGCGACTGCGTTGACACCACGCCAGAAGGAACCGTGCAGTGCAAATTCTGGGGCCTTGGTTCCGATGGTACTGTTGGTGCAAACAAACAGGCCATCAAAATCATCGGCGACAATACCAGAATGTACGCACAGGGGTACTTCGCTTACGACTCCAAGAAGTCGGGCGGGATTACTATTTCCCATCTGCGTTTTGGCAAGAAGCCCATTCAGTCGACATATCTGGTTACAGATGCTGACTATATTGCCTGCCACAACCCGAGCTACGTCAACCTCTATGACGTTTTGGAAGGCATCAAGGACGGCGGTACATTTGTCCTTAACAGCCCTTGGTCTGCTGAGGAAATGGATAAAAAACTGCCCGCTTCCATGCGCCGGACTATTGCTGAAAAGAACCTCAAGTTCTACACAGTTGACGCAGTGAAAATCGCCGGTGAAGTCGGTCTTGGTGGTCGCATCAACATGGTCATGCAAACAGCCTTCTTCAAACTGGCAGACGTTATCCCGTTCAAGAAAGCCGTTACCCTGCTCAAGGAAGGCATTGAAGCCGCTTACGGCAAGAAGGGACCGAAGATCGTCACCATGAACAACGCCGCTGTTGATAATGCCGTGGATGCCATCGTTGAAATCCCGGTTCCTGCGGCTTGGAGAAAGCTGAAAGACGACAAGACTTCCTCCCGCCGTGAACCCGCATACGTCTCCGATGTCATGCGTCCGGTTCTGGCTCAAAAAGGCGATACCTTACCGGTTTCAGTATTCTCACACGACGGCACCATGCCCGTTTCCACCAGCAAATATGAAAAGCGTGGTGTTGCCATCATGGTTCCTGAATGGATTGCAGACAACTGCATCCAGTGCAACCAATGCGCGTTCGTCTGTCCTCACTCTGCCCTGCGTCCGGTTCTCGTTGATGAAACAGAAATGGGAAAAGCTCCCAAATCTTTCGGTACCGTGAATGCAATGGGCAAAGATGTGAATGGAATGCAGTACCGCATGCAAGTCAACACTCTTGACTGTCTCGGTTGCGGCAACTGTGCAGACATCTGCCCGGCCAAGGAAAAAGCTCTGGTCATGAAGCCCATCGCATCCCAAACCACCGAGCAGGTACACAACTTCAACTTCTCTGAAAAAGTATCCTACAAGGACGCCTTTGGCCGCGAATCAGTCAAGGGCAGCCAGTTCCGCAAATCCCTTATGGAATTCTCCGGTGCCTGCGCAGGTTGCGGCGAAACTCCTTACGTCAAGGTCATCACCCAACTCTTCGGCGAACGTATGGTCGTCGCCAACGCTACAGGTTGTTCCTCCATCTGGGGTGCTTCAGCTCCAACCACACCGTATTGCACAAATGTAGACGGCCACGGTCCGGCTTGGGGCAACTCCCTGTTCGAAGACGCTGCTGAATTCGGCTTCGGTATCGAAATGGCAACAGACCAACGTCGTTCCCATCTCGTCGAATTGGCTAAAGAAGCCGCGAAATCCGAAACAGGTGCGCTCAAGACTGCCCTCAACAACTGGGTCAAAGTCAAAGACGATTCGGAAGAGTCCAAGGTTGCAGGAGACAAGCTCAAAGCAGCTCTGAAGAGTACTCGCAAAAAGAATTTGCGTGAGATAGCGTCCATGGCAGACTTGTTCACCAAACAATCCGTATGGGTTTTCGGTGGCGACGGTTGGGCATATGACATCGGTTATGGAGGTGTTGATCACGTCATTGCTTCTGGCAAAGACATCAACATTCTGGTCATGGATACCGAAGTATATTCAAATACAGGTGGACAGTCCTCCAAGGCTACCCCAATGGGGTCCATTGCCAAGTTTGCTGCTGCCGGTAAGCCCACAGCCAAAAAAGACCTTGGCCGCATGGCTATGACCTACGGATATGTCTACGTCGCTTCTGTAGCCATGGGAGCCAATAAAAACCAGTTCCTCAAGGCAATCAAGGAAGCTGAAGCCTACCCTGGCCCGTCTCTGATTATCGCTTATGCCCCCTGCATCAACCAGGGTATCAAAAAGGGTATGGGCAAGACCCAGTTCGAACAGAAGCTAGCAGTCGAATCGGGCTATTGGCCGCTTTACCGTTACAACCCGGAACTGGCCGATCAAGGTGAAAATCCCTTCATACTGGAATCCAAAGCCCCTGATGGAACTTTGCAAGAGTTCCTGTCTGGTGAAAACCGTTACGCCATGCTTGAACGATTCTATCCCGAGTTCTCCAAAGAATATCGTGAAAAAATAGAAATTGATTTTAACAAACGATACGAGATGTTGAAGCATATGGCTGGCGGCTGCGACGACAAATAG
- a CDS encoding iron-containing alcohol dehydrogenase yields the protein MLNFQYFMPTRVIFGPDTLKQLGDTPHLPRGNKAMVVIGESGVMIKQGYLATVQSQLAKQDVQTIVFDKVRPNPESDMVDEAAAICRENGVNFIVGLGGGSTIDSAKSIALMATNDGKYWDYMQSGSGGGLEPEKDALPIVAIPTTAGTGTEADPWTVISKSGTNEKIGWGNDSTFPALSIVDPSLMLSVPPKQTAYTGMDAFFHATEAYLATCRQPASDMLALEAVHLIAHTLPQAVTNGDDLEARTIMAWACTAAGLCESYSSCISQHSLEHALSAFHPELPHGAGLVLISRAYFGFLAACGEERLEDLALAMGDTLAESIDEEVSGVAFLDALDKLITDIGLADEKLSDYGVTREEIPALAENALTTMGALFDITPVQMSIEDVIAIFEAAYE from the coding sequence ATGTTAAATTTTCAATATTTCATGCCCACACGGGTAATCTTTGGTCCAGACACCCTGAAACAACTGGGGGATACACCGCACCTTCCCCGTGGCAATAAAGCCATGGTGGTTATTGGTGAGTCCGGTGTCATGATCAAACAAGGGTATCTGGCGACCGTCCAAAGTCAACTGGCCAAACAAGATGTACAAACCATCGTATTTGACAAAGTCCGCCCGAATCCTGAATCAGACATGGTAGACGAAGCCGCAGCGATTTGCCGTGAAAATGGCGTAAATTTCATTGTCGGCCTCGGCGGCGGATCAACCATAGACTCTGCAAAATCAATCGCGCTCATGGCAACCAACGACGGCAAGTACTGGGATTACATGCAATCCGGTAGTGGTGGAGGACTGGAACCCGAAAAGGATGCTTTACCGATTGTCGCTATCCCAACAACAGCAGGCACCGGCACAGAAGCCGACCCATGGACCGTTATTAGCAAATCAGGCACCAACGAAAAGATCGGATGGGGAAATGATTCCACCTTCCCGGCCCTGTCTATTGTGGACCCATCACTGATGCTGTCCGTACCTCCCAAACAGACAGCTTACACAGGCATGGATGCCTTTTTCCACGCGACCGAAGCGTATCTGGCAACCTGCCGTCAGCCTGCCAGTGACATGCTCGCGCTGGAAGCCGTACACCTTATTGCACACACGCTTCCCCAGGCCGTCACCAACGGGGACGATCTCGAAGCTCGCACCATTATGGCATGGGCCTGCACTGCAGCCGGCCTATGCGAATCCTATTCTTCCTGCATCTCTCAACATTCGCTGGAACACGCCCTATCCGCTTTCCACCCGGAGTTGCCTCATGGAGCCGGGTTGGTACTCATTTCAAGAGCCTACTTTGGTTTCTTGGCTGCATGCGGTGAAGAACGACTGGAAGACCTTGCTTTGGCCATGGGAGACACTCTGGCAGAAAGCATTGATGAAGAAGTCAGCGGCGTAGCTTTCCTTGATGCACTCGACAAACTCATCACTGACATCGGCCTGGCTGACGAAAAGCTCTCCGACTACGGTGTGACTCGCGAAGAAATCCCGGCGTTAGCAGAGAATGCCCTGACGACCATGGGCGCACTCTTTGACATCACGCCAGTACAAATGTCCATTGAAGACGTTATCGCGATTTTTGAAGCAGCTTACGAATAA
- a CDS encoding cytochrome c biogenesis protein CcdA — protein MKITKQIFTLFYALLLSLSWTVAHAQISPGNIPMVTPVKAYWLAPDSLLLTLSLDMEPDWYTYADVPGGMGKPTRLSGTTASGATIKPLYPDPIVKPDAFDPSSMVNTYKSGTKLFAIVPIDKPIFPIKLQLDLLLCHPTKCVPARLDLTFGDTSLDIATLPLADKQPWWNTFNLLTQKTTAQPAEAVVDSNQPTIVEWQFTPTYLQPGLEVASLLSAVLMGLLAGLILNIMPCVLPVVSLKLSALLGANTSTDGKDPIAAFREHNLFFVLGVLSFFLFLAIVLGATGQAWGALFQYRWLVLVIAAIMGALGLSLFGLFHLPVIDLKFGAGHANPRKQAFFTGMLTTLLATPCSGPFLGGVLGWALIQGPLVITIVFISIGIGMSSPYLLLILNPKFARFLPKSGPWIEYVEKGIAFFLLGTAFYLVAIAIGSDSLRILAPLWSILLGSWLWVRTQSVKATTRWGVRVGTLILLASSVIWTMPSSVESDPWIPFDPVAVQQNMGKEILLLDFTADWCPTCKVLEATVMTHKNVSRWKKEYSIKFIKVDMTKRDPEAEALLKALGSRSIPTAAIFTKNDPSSPIVLRDLFTEDQLENIMKSL, from the coding sequence ATGAAGATAACTAAGCAAATTTTCACGCTGTTTTACGCCCTGCTGCTCTCTCTGTCCTGGACAGTTGCCCATGCACAGATTTCACCAGGGAACATCCCCATGGTCACTCCGGTGAAAGCCTATTGGCTTGCCCCGGACTCACTACTCCTGACACTCTCTTTGGACATGGAACCGGATTGGTACACCTATGCCGATGTTCCCGGCGGCATGGGCAAACCTACACGTCTTTCAGGCACCACGGCTTCCGGTGCTACGATCAAACCACTATACCCTGATCCGATCGTCAAACCAGATGCCTTTGATCCGAGTTCGATGGTCAACACATATAAAAGTGGTACCAAACTTTTTGCGATAGTACCGATTGATAAACCGATCTTTCCGATAAAATTGCAATTAGACCTTCTTTTATGCCACCCAACCAAATGTGTACCGGCTCGTTTGGACCTTACCTTTGGTGACACCAGCCTTGATATTGCAACTCTACCGCTTGCAGACAAACAGCCATGGTGGAATACATTCAACCTACTAACCCAAAAAACTACGGCACAACCTGCCGAGGCTGTAGTCGATTCCAATCAGCCCACGATCGTTGAGTGGCAGTTTACCCCCACATATCTCCAACCGGGGCTGGAAGTAGCCAGCCTGCTGTCTGCTGTCCTCATGGGGTTGTTAGCTGGTCTAATACTGAATATTATGCCCTGCGTCCTGCCCGTGGTAAGCCTCAAGCTCTCTGCCCTTCTTGGCGCAAACACATCTACAGACGGCAAAGACCCCATCGCCGCATTTCGCGAACACAACCTCTTTTTCGTCTTAGGTGTCCTCAGCTTCTTCCTCTTTCTCGCCATTGTACTTGGAGCAACAGGTCAAGCGTGGGGAGCGTTGTTTCAATATAGGTGGCTTGTCCTTGTCATAGCCGCCATCATGGGAGCACTTGGCCTCAGTCTGTTCGGATTGTTTCATCTGCCAGTCATTGATTTAAAATTCGGTGCAGGGCACGCCAACCCTCGAAAACAAGCCTTTTTCACAGGGATGTTAACCACACTCCTCGCCACCCCCTGTAGTGGCCCGTTTCTGGGCGGCGTACTTGGTTGGGCGCTTATTCAAGGACCACTGGTCATTACCATTGTTTTTATTTCCATCGGTATTGGCATGTCCAGTCCTTACCTTTTGTTGATCCTCAATCCGAAGTTCGCCCGATTTCTCCCAAAGTCAGGTCCATGGATTGAGTACGTGGAAAAAGGCATAGCCTTCTTCCTTCTGGGCACAGCTTTCTACTTGGTAGCCATCGCCATTGGCAGTGACAGCTTGCGTATTCTAGCCCCACTCTGGTCCATTCTGCTTGGTAGCTGGCTATGGGTACGTACCCAATCAGTCAAAGCGACAACACGCTGGGGCGTTCGGGTAGGCACTTTGATCCTATTGGCAAGTTCTGTCATATGGACAATGCCATCCTCAGTCGAATCCGATCCATGGATTCCTTTTGACCCCGTGGCTGTTCAGCAAAACATGGGCAAAGAAATTTTACTTTTAGATTTCACTGCCGATTGGTGTCCCACCTGCAAGGTACTGGAAGCAACAGTCATGACACATAAAAATGTCAGCCGTTGGAAAAAAGAATATTCTATCAAATTCATCAAGGTTGACATGACTAAACGTGATCCTGAAGCTGAAGCCTTACTCAAGGCTCTGGGAAGCAGGAGCATCCCCACTGCAGCCATTTTCACAAAAAACGATCCATCGTCACCTATAGTCCTTCGCGATCTCTTCACAGAAGACCAACTTGAAAACATCATGAAATCGCTATAG